A genome region from Schaalia sp. 19OD2882 includes the following:
- a CDS encoding response regulator transcription factor produces the protein MTVRILVIDDHPMVRAGVRAEIEGSGADLVVVGEAADVDGAVAACHELRPDVALLDVHLPGGMGGGGAEVASRCQDVEGLRFLALSVSDAAEDVVAVIRAGARGYVTKSISTPDLVEAIGRVAGGDAAFSPRLAGFVLDAFGTAMVAAADDELDLLSIREQEVMRLIARGYTYKEVASELFISIKTVETHVSAVLRKLQLSNRNELTRWAMQRHIV, from the coding sequence ATGACCGTGAGGATCCTCGTCATCGACGACCACCCGATGGTGCGCGCGGGCGTGCGCGCCGAGATCGAAGGCTCAGGCGCTGACCTTGTCGTCGTCGGAGAAGCCGCTGACGTCGACGGCGCCGTTGCCGCCTGCCATGAGCTGCGTCCCGATGTCGCCCTGCTCGACGTGCACCTGCCCGGCGGAATGGGTGGGGGAGGGGCCGAGGTCGCCAGCCGCTGCCAGGACGTCGAGGGCCTGCGATTCCTGGCCCTGTCCGTCTCGGATGCCGCCGAGGACGTCGTCGCCGTCATCCGTGCGGGCGCTCGCGGGTACGTCACCAAGTCGATCTCCACCCCGGACCTGGTCGAAGCCATTGGGCGTGTGGCGGGCGGTGATGCGGCATTCAGCCCGCGCCTGGCCGGTTTCGTCCTGGATGCCTTCGGCACGGCGATGGTGGCCGCCGCCGACGACGAATTGGACCTGCTGTCGATTCGCGAGCAAGAGGTCATGCGTCTGATCGCCCGAGGGTACACGTACAAGGAAGTGGCCTCGGAACTGTTCATCTCGATCAAGACCGTCGAGACGCACGTCTCCGCCGTGCTGCGCAAACTTCAGTTGTCCAACCGCAATGAGTTGACCCGCTGGGCGATGCAGAGGCACATCGTCTGA
- a CDS encoding DUF1846 domain-containing protein, translated as MRRIGFDRRKYLELQAQHIAQRRTQFGGKLYLEFGGKLVDDMHASRVLPGFTPDNKVVMLAELADEVEIIVAVNARDFQRRKVRADLGTSYEDEVLRHIDAFRDRGLLVGSVVITQWADDNREAKSVKRKFERLGIRVHRHYPIPGYPNDVARIVSDQGYGRNDYIETSRDLIVVTAPGPGSGKMATCLSQMYHDHKRGIRSGYAKWETFPIWNLPLDHPVNVAYEAATADLDDVNMIDPFHLAAHGEQTVNYNRDVEIFPVLSRLFTEILGESPYQSPTDMGVNMAGLSICDDEACREASKQEVIRRYYRALVQEKKELAEPTQSERIALLMTSLGITVEDRPTVVPCRKLAKSTKAPASAIELADGRIITGKTSALLGNSSSMLLNALKVVAGIDPEVNLLAPESIEPIQRLKTTHLGSKNPRLHSDEVLIALAVSANGDANARKALESLGELRGCDVHASTILGSVDEGIFRSLGIQVTSEPVYATKGLYKKR; from the coding sequence GTGCGCAGGATCGGATTCGACCGCCGGAAGTACCTCGAGTTGCAGGCGCAGCACATCGCACAGCGCCGCACCCAGTTCGGCGGAAAGCTCTACCTGGAGTTCGGCGGCAAACTGGTCGACGACATGCACGCCTCCAGGGTGCTGCCCGGATTCACCCCCGACAACAAGGTCGTCATGCTGGCCGAACTGGCCGACGAGGTCGAGATCATCGTCGCCGTCAACGCCCGCGACTTCCAGAGGCGCAAGGTCCGCGCCGACCTGGGGACCTCCTACGAGGACGAGGTCCTGCGCCACATCGACGCCTTCCGGGACCGTGGCCTGCTGGTCGGCAGCGTGGTCATCACCCAGTGGGCGGACGACAACCGCGAAGCCAAGTCCGTCAAACGCAAGTTCGAACGCCTGGGCATCCGCGTCCACCGCCACTACCCGATCCCCGGATACCCCAATGACGTGGCACGCATTGTCTCCGACCAGGGTTACGGGCGCAACGACTACATCGAGACCAGCAGGGACCTGATCGTCGTCACCGCTCCGGGTCCCGGCTCGGGCAAGATGGCGACCTGCCTGTCGCAGATGTACCACGACCACAAGCGAGGAATCCGCTCCGGCTACGCCAAGTGGGAGACCTTCCCCATCTGGAACCTGCCGTTGGACCACCCCGTCAACGTCGCCTACGAAGCCGCCACCGCCGACCTGGACGACGTCAACATGATCGACCCCTTCCACCTGGCCGCCCATGGCGAGCAGACGGTGAACTACAACCGCGACGTCGAGATCTTCCCGGTGCTGTCCCGGCTGTTCACCGAGATTCTCGGCGAATCCCCCTACCAGAGTCCCACCGACATGGGCGTGAACATGGCGGGACTGTCCATCTGCGACGACGAGGCCTGCCGTGAGGCTTCGAAACAAGAAGTCATCCGTCGCTATTACCGGGCGCTGGTCCAGGAGAAGAAGGAGCTTGCCGAGCCCACACAGTCCGAACGCATCGCCCTGCTCATGACCTCCCTGGGCATCACGGTGGAGGACCGGCCCACGGTGGTGCCCTGCAGGAAACTGGCCAAGTCGACCAAGGCCCCGGCCTCGGCAATCGAATTGGCGGACGGGCGCATCATCACCGGCAAGACCTCGGCCCTGCTGGGCAACTCCTCGTCCATGCTGCTCAACGCCCTCAAGGTCGTCGCAGGCATCGACCCGGAGGTCAACCTGTTGGCGCCCGAATCGATCGAACCCATCCAGCGCCTCAAGACGACCCACCTGGGTTCGAAGAACCCGCGCCTGCACTCCGACGAGGTGCTCATCGCTTTGGCGGTGTCGGCCAACGGCGACGCGAACGCCCGCAAGGCCCTGGAGTCGCTGGGAGAGCTGCGTGGGTGCGATGTGCACGCCTCGACGATCCTGGGTTCGGTGGACGAGGGGATCTTCCGCTCCCTGGGCATCCAGGTGACTTCCGAGCCGGTGTACGCCACCAAGGGCCTGTACAAGAAGCGTTGA